The following proteins are co-located in the Pyricularia oryzae 70-15 chromosome 1, whole genome shotgun sequence genome:
- a CDS encoding erythrocyte band 7 integral membrane protein translates to MSTNTTAQLNGQEGSVGSSRGKAPDGGETQIGFRPQTNMSVQPPRQEDLQKSYASIVGDEANPKGWYGTMVNAFGSVIGTLGAFPCCICCPNPYKNVQQGNVGLVTKFGRFYKAVDPGLVKINPLSERLVQVDVKIQIVEVPKQVCMTKDNVTLHLTSVIYYHIVSPHKAAFGIANVRQALVERTQTTLRHVVGARVLQDVIERREEVAQSIGEIIEDVAAGWGVQVESMLIKDIIFSQELQESLSMAAQSKRIGESKIIAAKAEVESAKLMRRAADVLSSGPAMQIRYLEAMQAMAKSANSKVIFLPATNQTIPDINPNPNLNPNPDYNGEGGSSPFHFGDTQDPGYQQALQARMVENI, encoded by the exons ATGTCGACGAATACCACCGCGCAACTCAACGGCCAGGAGGGAAGCGTCGGCTCCTCACGGGGCAAGGCTCCCGACGGCGGCGAGACTCAAATTGGTTTCCGACCACAAACCAACATGAGCGTGCAGCCTCCACGACAGGAAGATTTACAGAAGAGCTATGCAAGCATTGTTGGAGACGAAGCCAACCCCAAGGGCTGGTATGGCACTATGG TTAACGCCTTCGGCTCTGTCATCGGAACGCTGGGTGCCTTCCCCTGCTGCATCTGCTGCCCCAACCCGTACAAGAACGTGCAACAGGGTAACGTCGGCCTCGTCACCAAGTTCGGTCGCTTCTACAAGGCCGTCGACCCGGGCCTGGTCAAGATCAACCCCTTGTCGGAGCGCCTGGTCCAGGTCGACGTCAAGATCCAGATCGTCGAGGTCCCCAAGCAGGTCTGCATGACCAAGGACAACGTGACGCTGCACCTGACTTCCGTCATCTACTACCACATCGTCTCGCCCCACAAGGCCGCGTTCGGCATCGCCAACGTCCGCCAGGCCCTCGTCGAGCGCACCCAGACCACCCTCCGCCACGTCGTCGGCGCTCGCGTCCTCCAGGACGTCATTGAGCGCCGCGAGGAGGTCGCCCAGAGCATCGGCGAGATCATCGAGGACGTCGCTGCCGGCTGGGGTGTTCAGGTCGAGAGCATGTTGATCAAGGACATCATCTTCAGCCAGGAGCTTCAGGAGTCGCTCTCCATGGCCGCCCAGAGCAAGCGCATCGGCGAGAGCAAGATCatcgccgccaaggccgaagTTGAAAGCGCTAAGCTCATGCGTCGCGCGGCTGATGTGCTTTCATCTGGACCGGCGATGCAGATAAGATACCTCGAAGCAATGCAGGCGATGGCGAAGAGTGCGAACAGCAAAGTTATTTTCCTTCCCGCGACGAACCAGACTATTCCAGACATCAACCCTAACCCGAACCTGAACCCTAACCCCGACTATAATGGTGAGGGTGGTAGCAGCCCCTTCCATTTTGGTGATACTCAGGACCCTGGTTACCAGCAGGCACTGCAGGCGCGCATGGTTGAGAACATTTAA